The following proteins are co-located in the Echinicola sp. 20G genome:
- a CDS encoding M1 family metallopeptidase, translating to MRYTLEKLSFLFLGLFLVHFAGAQQVEENNQGEFNDFTYRRGNIYRSATGKPGPNYWQNGADYKINVTLDDEEHTITGSIAIHYTNNSPEALDFVWLQLEQNRFTEDSRGTLTTPIQGNRYNGDTDGGYELTNVSATVGKRGAASDKYLVSDTRMQVFFSEPLPAKGGEATIKMDFSFKIPVKGMDRMGRLDVEEGTIYALAQWYPRMSVFDDVKGWNTEPYLGAGEFYLEYGDFEYAVTAPADHIVVGSGKLLNPSEVMSKEMQNRMDQAMKSDTTVYILKPEEVADPSTRLKQDGTLTWKFKIENSRDVAFASSKAFIWDAARINLPSGKTILAQSAYPKESDGIEAWTRSTEYSKASIEHYSEMWYEFPYATATNVAADIGGMEYPGFNFCGYKSKGESLWGVTDHEFGHNWFPMIVGNNERLYPWMDEGFNTFINHYSTLAFNDGEYPSDLNQTRKYIAYFNRETREGIDTYPDVVNVNNLGMTAYMKPGIGLIMLREYILGHERFDNAFKSYISTWAFKHPQPTDFFNHMENVAGENLNWFWKGWFYGNENIDLSLDGVYPYGGNYVLALSSKGGIPMPVVIEVTFEDNSTERFTLPVEIWQRGNKWNHLYKTDKEVKSIEIDPDKVIPDINISNDKWPAEIYSE from the coding sequence ATGAGATATACTTTAGAGAAACTTTCTTTCCTGTTTTTAGGACTGTTTTTAGTGCATTTTGCGGGTGCACAACAGGTAGAAGAAAACAACCAAGGAGAATTTAATGATTTTACCTACCGCAGAGGAAATATTTATCGATCAGCAACTGGCAAACCAGGACCAAACTATTGGCAGAATGGAGCTGACTACAAGATTAATGTAACCCTTGATGACGAAGAGCATACTATTACAGGGAGCATAGCCATTCACTATACCAACAATAGCCCTGAAGCACTTGACTTTGTTTGGTTGCAGCTTGAGCAAAATAGGTTTACTGAGGACTCTAGAGGAACATTGACCACGCCAATCCAAGGTAACCGATACAATGGAGATACAGATGGAGGTTATGAACTTACCAATGTGTCTGCCACTGTTGGTAAAAGAGGAGCTGCTTCTGATAAGTATTTGGTTAGTGATACCAGGATGCAGGTTTTCTTTTCGGAGCCATTGCCTGCCAAAGGTGGTGAAGCTACCATTAAAATGGACTTCAGCTTTAAAATACCTGTAAAGGGAATGGATCGAATGGGGAGATTGGACGTGGAGGAAGGAACTATCTATGCTTTGGCTCAATGGTATCCAAGAATGTCAGTCTTTGATGATGTAAAAGGATGGAATACAGAACCGTATTTGGGTGCAGGCGAGTTCTATTTAGAATATGGTGATTTTGAATATGCAGTTACTGCTCCAGCCGATCATATCGTAGTAGGTTCTGGTAAGCTGTTGAACCCGTCTGAGGTAATGTCCAAGGAAATGCAGAACAGGATGGATCAAGCCATGAAGAGTGATACTACTGTTTATATCTTGAAGCCAGAGGAAGTTGCTGACCCATCTACAAGGTTGAAGCAGGACGGTACTTTGACTTGGAAGTTTAAAATTGAGAATTCAAGAGATGTAGCCTTTGCTTCTTCCAAAGCGTTTATTTGGGATGCTGCAAGAATCAACTTGCCAAGTGGAAAAACCATTCTCGCTCAATCTGCTTATCCAAAGGAAAGTGATGGCATTGAAGCTTGGACAAGATCCACAGAGTACAGCAAAGCTTCAATCGAGCACTACTCTGAAATGTGGTACGAATTCCCTTACGCAACCGCGACTAACGTAGCTGCTGATATTGGAGGAATGGAATATCCTGGCTTTAACTTCTGTGGATACAAAAGTAAAGGGGAGTCTCTTTGGGGTGTGACTGACCATGAGTTTGGCCACAACTGGTTCCCGATGATTGTAGGAAACAATGAGAGATTGTACCCATGGATGGATGAAGGTTTCAACACCTTTATCAACCATTACAGCACTTTGGCTTTCAATGATGGAGAATATCCTTCAGACTTGAACCAAACCAGAAAGTATATCGCTTATTTCAATAGAGAAACGAGAGAGGGAATTGATACTTATCCTGATGTGGTAAATGTCAATAATCTTGGTATGACCGCTTACATGAAGCCAGGTATTGGTTTGATCATGTTAAGGGAGTACATCTTGGGGCATGAAAGATTTGACAATGCATTTAAATCATATATCAGCACTTGGGCATTTAAGCACCCTCAGCCAACCGATTTCTTTAATCACATGGAAAATGTAGCTGGAGAGAACTTGAACTGGTTCTGGAAAGGCTGGTTCTATGGAAATGAAAATATTGACTTGTCATTAGATGGTGTTTATCCATACGGAGGAAATTACGTGTTGGCACTGTCAAGCAAAGGTGGAATTCCGATGCCGGTGGTTATAGAAGTGACATTTGAAGATAATAGCACAGAAAGGTTTACCCTTCCTGTAGAGATCTGGCAAAGAGGTAATAAGTGGAACCATTTGTACAAAACCGATAAAGAGGTTAAGAGCATCGAAATTGACCCGGATAAAGTAATCCCGGACATTAATATCAGCAATGATAAATGGCCAGCAGAAATTTATTCTGAATAG
- a CDS encoding PepSY domain-containing protein, translating to MVKDIFDLSGYCRLSDVDAMVRQLWRTAHFMLALIASGFLIIASVTGAILGFNAAVNQSENFSISRKEKLTLLNLINNAQYDVPAISVISLDESHNLQVVGLDEEWNSFTSYYDPVTGDRMEDYVPQSNFITWVTALHRSLFLHQTGRWLIGLTSFLLILIAISGFALVVKRSSGSMSFFKKVARDSTSQYLHTVLGKWSLAPVLIVAASGAYLFLSGIGWLGQPVIEHDQSIVSASEDNILTLPDEIEFFKRVPIEEFVRLEFPFTEEPEDFYKLELQHGEYLIDQYTGEVVSQVDYPTSTKLVGISQLLHTGRGSLIWSIVLGFSALNILYFIYSGTVIAYHRKKVRYKNPVNISEAEIVILVGSENGSTRAFANSIHRQLLTDKRHSYIMDANDYHYFPAVQELLIFTSTHGQGEAPSSATHLKKLILKYPQNMGVKFSVVGFGSKSYPAYCRFAHDIDTLMEECNWSNRTIRIHEVNDKSPKEFSSWVALWKQEVNVNLSTSITDYQLKAKRRKRFQVLENHFDPDDNSFLITLRGARFNKFQSGDLIAVYPNNEASPRMYSIGKRGRNIQLAVKLIPNGLASSFLYSLQTGDSFKGEVLSNVSFHQPNDASGIIMICNGTGIAPFVGMMSQNINKVPMFLFAGFRRRTKMAMEIEKLAKISMQEGGLTKSNFAYSREENRPNLYVMDLINSDEVIVSELLNQGGVIMICGSLAMQASVENTLDEICKRQLELGLDFFKKKGQIRTDCY from the coding sequence ATGGTCAAGGATATATTCGATTTGTCAGGATATTGCAGGTTAAGTGATGTTGATGCGATGGTGAGACAACTATGGAGAACTGCGCATTTTATGCTGGCGCTTATCGCAAGTGGATTTTTGATCATTGCATCTGTAACCGGTGCTATTTTGGGTTTCAATGCTGCGGTCAATCAAAGTGAAAACTTTTCCATTTCCAGGAAGGAGAAGCTTACATTACTGAACCTAATTAATAATGCCCAGTATGATGTACCAGCTATTTCTGTGATCTCATTGGATGAAAGTCATAACCTTCAAGTGGTTGGGTTGGATGAGGAGTGGAATTCATTTACCAGTTATTATGATCCAGTTACGGGTGATAGGATGGAGGATTATGTACCTCAGTCAAATTTTATCACCTGGGTAACCGCTCTTCACCGTTCGTTGTTTCTCCATCAAACAGGGAGGTGGCTGATAGGGCTTACCTCTTTCTTGCTTATACTTATTGCTATCAGTGGCTTTGCTTTAGTTGTGAAGCGGTCATCTGGTTCAATGTCTTTTTTTAAAAAAGTAGCCAGGGATAGTACTTCTCAATATTTACACACAGTTTTAGGAAAATGGTCTTTGGCTCCTGTGCTTATAGTGGCAGCATCAGGGGCCTACCTGTTTTTGAGTGGAATAGGTTGGCTTGGTCAGCCTGTCATAGAACATGATCAAAGCATTGTTTCAGCGTCAGAGGATAATATACTGACTTTACCCGATGAAATTGAGTTTTTTAAGCGAGTGCCAATTGAGGAATTCGTGCGGCTGGAGTTTCCTTTTACTGAGGAACCTGAAGACTTTTACAAATTAGAGCTCCAACATGGAGAGTATTTAATTGACCAATATACAGGAGAGGTAGTATCGCAAGTTGATTACCCAACAAGCACAAAACTGGTAGGGATTAGTCAGCTTTTGCATACGGGCAGGGGTAGTTTAATTTGGTCTATTGTTTTGGGTTTTTCAGCATTGAATATTCTTTACTTTATTTATTCAGGGACGGTCATTGCTTATCATAGAAAAAAGGTGAGGTATAAAAATCCTGTGAATATCAGTGAAGCCGAAATAGTTATTCTTGTGGGCTCAGAAAATGGGAGCACCCGTGCTTTTGCCAATTCAATTCATAGGCAATTGCTGACAGACAAAAGGCATTCCTATATTATGGATGCCAATGATTATCATTATTTTCCAGCTGTTCAGGAGTTGCTTATTTTTACATCTACCCATGGTCAGGGGGAAGCTCCATCAAGTGCTACCCATTTGAAGAAATTGATCTTAAAGTATCCTCAAAATATGGGGGTGAAATTTTCGGTAGTGGGTTTTGGCTCCAAATCATATCCTGCATATTGCCGATTTGCACATGATATTGATACGCTCATGGAAGAGTGTAATTGGTCCAATAGAACCATTCGTATTCATGAAGTTAATGACAAAAGCCCCAAAGAATTTTCCTCATGGGTTGCTTTATGGAAGCAAGAGGTAAATGTAAATTTATCAACTTCGATAACGGATTATCAACTGAAAGCTAAAAGACGGAAAAGGTTTCAGGTGTTGGAAAATCATTTTGACCCAGATGATAATTCGTTCCTCATTACTCTACGTGGGGCTAGGTTTAATAAATTTCAATCGGGAGATTTGATTGCTGTTTACCCCAATAATGAGGCCTCCCCCAGAATGTATTCTATTGGAAAGCGTGGCAGAAATATACAGCTTGCGGTAAAGCTAATTCCCAACGGCCTGGCGTCCAGTTTTCTTTATAGCTTACAAACGGGAGATAGTTTCAAAGGTGAGGTGTTGAGCAATGTAAGTTTTCATCAACCAAATGATGCTTCAGGAATCATTATGATTTGTAATGGGACAGGAATAGCTCCTTTTGTAGGGATGATGTCTCAAAACATAAATAAAGTACCGATGTTCTTATTTGCTGGTTTTAGAAGAAGGACTAAGATGGCCATGGAAATTGAAAAATTGGCCAAAATCTCAATGCAAGAAGGTGGGCTTACCAAGAGCAATTTTGCATACTCACGAGAGGAGAACCGTCCAAATCTATATGTTATGGATCTAATCAATAGTGATGAAGTAATTGTCTCCGAACTATTGAATCAAGGAGGTGTGATTATGATTTGTGGTTCGCTTGCTATGCAAGCCAGCGTAGAAAATACTCTAGATGAAATTTGTAAAAGACAGCTCGAGCTTGGCTTGGATTTTTTTAAGAAAAAAGGCCAAATAAGAACGGATTGTTATTGA
- a CDS encoding DUF2271 domain-containing protein, producing MKIWKKVLLGVIFVCMAILGHAASPTKYKCLVQMTNYVGEGAYITVSLIGPEGNYLKTLSVLGEDTKWYDTLEKWYGFYKKSGQKIDGITGASVSGGARTVLAFELNEEVINKGYKLRFESAVENNQYHQKDVEVKLNESDMSGQIDGQGYIRFVRILQVK from the coding sequence ATGAAAATTTGGAAAAAGGTTCTTCTGGGAGTCATTTTTGTATGCATGGCCATCTTAGGCCATGCTGCTTCTCCTACTAAATATAAATGCCTTGTTCAGATGACCAATTATGTTGGAGAAGGCGCCTATATCACTGTTTCTTTGATTGGACCGGAGGGAAATTATCTCAAAACACTTTCTGTTTTGGGAGAGGATACTAAGTGGTATGACACGTTAGAAAAGTGGTATGGTTTTTATAAAAAATCAGGTCAAAAGATTGACGGTATTACAGGAGCATCAGTTTCTGGGGGTGCAAGGACCGTTTTAGCTTTTGAATTGAATGAAGAAGTAATCAATAAAGGATACAAGCTGCGTTTTGAGTCTGCTGTTGAAAACAACCAATATCACCAAAAAGATGTTGAAGTAAAACTTAACGAATCTGATATGTCAGGTCAAATTGATGGTCAAGGATATATTCGATTTGTCAGGATATTGCAGGTTAAGTGA
- a CDS encoding ankyrin repeat domain-containing protein, with the protein MKKLFTFVLAAGLWTGTFAQDKALVTREFWQGHPTLDEVKKEWDKGFSYSEVIGADDPLAFAVSNEAPIEVVKFLVNQPGVDLTRKLHEGRIYIHLSANSGHVSATEYLLEKGSPADFLDANGHTAFTFAGFQGNLTVPLAEAFLKHGVDVNERYPAKDGQTILLISVLYDKDLSLTDYFISKGASVQEVDDEGNTAFNLAARSGDVNLLKELLKRGVKYDGRALIMAAQATYRTSTNVDVHKYLVEDLGISPNQMTDKGENLLNLVTKKNDQSEAVAFYLSKGVDGANLDQDGNSPFLNAAGSRDFKVVTLLYPSVKDINLANQEGVTPLMAAVQRSTAQTVSFLLENGADVNISDAEGNTLLNGLAASFRVGGRGRGNADEAVEQFKEKLAVLKSSGLDLTVPDKDGNTLYHLLAEKNNVEILKAVADLNIDINATNKEGLTALHRAAMVSKDDKTLKYLVSIGAKKDIATDFDETAYTMAASNEQLKQNEISVEFLK; encoded by the coding sequence ATGAAGAAACTCTTTACGTTTGTACTGGCAGCAGGATTGTGGACCGGTACTTTTGCTCAAGATAAAGCCTTGGTCACCAGAGAATTTTGGCAAGGACATCCAACCTTGGATGAAGTCAAAAAAGAATGGGATAAAGGTTTTAGTTATTCCGAAGTAATAGGAGCAGATGACCCTTTGGCATTTGCGGTTTCCAATGAAGCGCCGATTGAAGTGGTCAAGTTTCTGGTCAATCAACCCGGAGTGGATTTGACCAGAAAATTACATGAAGGTAGAATTTACATCCATCTTTCTGCTAATAGCGGACATGTATCTGCAACAGAGTACCTTTTGGAAAAAGGGTCACCAGCAGATTTCTTGGATGCCAATGGTCATACCGCTTTTACTTTTGCGGGCTTTCAGGGAAACCTGACTGTTCCTTTGGCTGAAGCATTTCTAAAACATGGGGTCGATGTGAATGAGAGATATCCCGCCAAGGATGGCCAGACAATATTGCTTATATCAGTGCTCTATGACAAAGACCTCAGCCTGACGGACTATTTTATCTCTAAAGGTGCCTCCGTTCAAGAAGTGGATGATGAAGGTAATACGGCCTTTAATCTAGCAGCTAGATCTGGAGATGTTAACCTTCTGAAAGAATTACTGAAAAGAGGAGTGAAATATGATGGTCGTGCCTTGATTATGGCGGCTCAAGCTACTTACAGAACGAGCACTAACGTAGATGTGCACAAGTATTTGGTTGAAGACTTAGGGATTTCCCCCAACCAAATGACAGATAAAGGAGAGAATCTTTTGAACCTGGTCACCAAAAAGAATGATCAGTCCGAAGCGGTTGCCTTTTATCTTTCAAAAGGAGTAGATGGTGCGAATCTCGATCAGGATGGAAACAGTCCATTTTTGAATGCAGCTGGTTCCAGGGATTTTAAGGTTGTTACTTTACTTTACCCAAGTGTCAAAGATATCAATTTGGCCAACCAAGAGGGTGTTACACCTCTTATGGCTGCTGTTCAGCGATCTACAGCTCAGACTGTCTCATTCCTGTTGGAAAATGGTGCGGACGTAAATATCAGTGATGCTGAAGGTAATACATTACTAAATGGCCTAGCTGCATCTTTCCGAGTGGGAGGCAGAGGTCGAGGAAACGCTGATGAGGCTGTAGAACAATTCAAGGAAAAGTTAGCTGTTTTGAAAAGCAGTGGCCTGGACTTGACTGTTCCTGATAAAGACGGTAATACACTTTACCATTTGCTTGCTGAAAAAAATAATGTGGAAATTCTCAAGGCAGTAGCTGATTTGAATATAGATATCAATGCTACCAATAAAGAAGGCTTGACTGCGCTTCATCGTGCAGCTATGGTCTCTAAAGATGATAAAACACTCAAGTACTTAGTTTCCATTGGAGCTAAAAAGGATATAGCTACCGATTTTGATGAAACAGCATATACCATGGCTGCTTCAAATGAACAGCTAAAGCAAAATGAAATATCCGTTGAATTCCTAAAATAG